GGGGAGAACCGCTCGACGATTATGTTTTCGAGATTAGTTGGCACCGCCACGAGCAGCACCGCCCTGGGAACTGGGTCGCGCTCGTGATGGGCTACGGGATGATCTACAACCACGCGAGCGATCCCAACGCGGAGTACGGCCGCGCGGAGGACCGCGATGTGTTCCGTTATCACGCACTGCGGGACATCCACCCTGGTGAGCAGATCTTCATCAGCTACGGGGATAACTGGTGGAAGGCACGGGGTGAGGAAGTTCCTCCCTGAGTCGCTACGCACCGTGTGCGCACCTGACCGGTGCGTTCGCACTTCCTGCTCCGTGAGTGCGGCTTCTTCGTTGGGGAAGCGTGGAAACGCGCGGAAATGAATTCGCCCCTGTCCGCGTGGGGAGCAACCAGTACAATGCAGGTCGCCTGTGCGCCGGTGCTTCAGGCCGCGCGGATGCGAGGAATGCCAGACATCATGCCATTGCGTCGTTTCTACCTGTCCTCCGCTCTCGTGCTGTCCGCCTCCGCCTGCACCGGCAACATCGGTGGGCAGGACGCGGAGCTTGAAAGCGCGGCGGCCCCCGCTCGGGTGCGCCGGCTGACGCGCGACGAGTACAACAAGTCCGCCTCCGCGGTGCTGGGCACCGAGGTGGACATCGCCCAGGGCTTCGCGGCCGAGGACACCATCCTCGGCTTCTCCACCCACGAGCGGCTCCAGGTGACGTCGCTGCTGGCGGATCAGCTCGACACCGCCGCGGTGACGCTGGCGGAGCAGGGCAAGTCACAACTCAGTGACCTCTACGCGTGCCCCAAGGGCAAGACGCAGGACGAGTGCGC
This DNA window, taken from Corallococcus coralloides DSM 2259, encodes the following:
- a CDS encoding SET domain-containing protein-lysine N-methyltransferase, translating into MNLGPALFLHPGVKVRPCEWGMGVFTDTFIAAGELIEECHYLKVPQRLCRGEPLDDYVFEISWHRHEQHRPGNWVALVMGYGMIYNHASDPNAEYGRAEDRDVFRYHALRDIHPGEQIFISYGDNWWKARGEEVPP